Proteins encoded by one window of Chryseobacterium aquaeductus:
- a CDS encoding DEAD/DEAH box helicase, which yields MNLFTETNLSPDILKAIGELGYESPTEIQKQTIPFIQSDIRDLIALAQTGTGKTAAFSLPILDMIDDTSRKIQFLVLCPTRELCLQISKDINNYSKYMKNIKTTAVYGGSSITDQMRSLRDKPQIIVGTPGRVIDLINRKALDFSEIHWLVLDEADEMLSMGFKDELETILKETPETKQTFLFSATMSKEVERISKSYLTQPHRISVGSINEVKKNIKHEYYVVGYRNKKEALKRLIDANPNQYSIIFCRTRMETQEVADFLMQNGYAADALHGDLSQAQRDTVMKKFRLKNIDILVATDVAARGLDVDSLTHVVHFSLPDDPEVFVHRSGRTGRAGKDGISMSLIKPEESRKLKQIKSTTKIDIVEKKIPTGDEVISAQVKGVFEKLMTEHENIFDFDQSLVPDLSNFTKEELVVQLLQFQLKDLALYYKDKQDLMDQKFSSRDDDRGGRDRDSRGGRDRDRGRDRDRGDRNERSDRGERRGDRGGKPRQRDENMTRFFFNLGKKDQLKKLDVLEIINKATSSKGSKRAEIGNIEILEKFSFFEVEKSFSNELIGNLQSMKFKGKDMRAEEAN from the coding sequence ATGAATTTATTTACGGAGACCAATTTAAGTCCTGATATCCTTAAGGCCATTGGCGAACTGGGTTACGAAAGCCCGACAGAAATCCAAAAACAGACTATCCCTTTTATTCAATCAGATATTCGCGATCTTATCGCACTTGCGCAGACAGGGACAGGCAAAACAGCAGCGTTTTCGCTTCCGATTTTGGACATGATTGACGATACGAGTCGCAAAATCCAATTTTTGGTGCTTTGCCCGACACGAGAACTATGTCTACAGATTTCAAAAGACATTAACAACTATTCGAAGTACATGAAGAACATCAAAACTACAGCAGTTTATGGTGGAAGCAGTATTACGGATCAAATGCGTTCTTTGAGAGATAAACCACAAATTATTGTAGGTACTCCGGGAAGGGTGATCGACTTGATCAACAGAAAAGCTCTTGATTTCTCCGAAATCCACTGGTTGGTTTTGGATGAAGCAGATGAGATGCTTTCTATGGGTTTCAAAGACGAATTGGAAACAATTTTGAAAGAAACTCCTGAAACAAAACAAACTTTCTTGTTCTCGGCAACGATGAGCAAAGAGGTTGAAAGAATTTCTAAAAGTTACCTTACACAGCCTCACCGTATTTCTGTAGGTTCTATTAACGAAGTTAAAAAGAACATTAAGCATGAATATTATGTTGTGGGTTACCGTAACAAGAAAGAAGCTCTGAAAAGATTAATTGATGCAAACCCGAATCAGTATTCTATTATTTTCTGTAGAACAAGAATGGAAACTCAGGAGGTTGCAGACTTTTTAATGCAAAACGGATACGCGGCTGATGCTCTTCATGGTGATCTTTCTCAAGCGCAGAGAGATACGGTAATGAAGAAATTCAGATTGAAAAACATCGATATCTTGGTTGCAACAGACGTTGCTGCAAGAGGTTTGGATGTAGATTCATTAACGCACGTTGTGCATTTCTCTTTACCGGACGATCCTGAAGTTTTTGTACACAGAAGCGGAAGAACAGGTAGAGCAGGAAAAGACGGTATTTCTATGTCTTTGATCAAACCTGAAGAAAGCAGAAAGCTGAAGCAGATCAAATCTACGACGAAAATTGATATTGTTGAAAAGAAAATTCCTACAGGTGACGAAGTAATTTCGGCTCAGGTAAAAGGTGTTTTTGAAAAATTAATGACAGAACATGAGAATATCTTTGATTTTGATCAAAGTCTTGTTCCGGATTTAAGTAATTTCACTAAAGAAGAATTGGTAGTACAGTTGCTACAGTTCCAGTTAAAAGACCTTGCTTTGTACTACAAAGATAAGCAGGATCTTATGGATCAGAAGTTTAGCAGCAGAGATGATGACAGAGGTGGAAGAGACAGAGACAGCAGAGGAGGAAGAGATCGTGACAGAGGAAGAGATCGTGATAGAGGAGATCGTAACGAACGTAGCGACAGAGGAGAAAGAAGAGGAGATCGTGGTGGTAAGCCAAGACAAAGAGACGAGAATATGACTAGATTTTTCTTCAACCTTGGTAAAAAAGACCAGTTGAAAAAACTAGATGTATTGGAAATCATCAACAAAGCTACATCAAGCAAAGGGAGCAAAAGAGCTGAGATCGGAAACATCGAAATTCTTGAGAAATTCTCTTTCTTCGAAGTTGAAAAATCTTTTAGCAATGAGCTTATAGGAAATCTTCAATCTATGAAATTTAAAGGAAAAGACATGAGAGCTGAAGAAGCTAACTGA
- a CDS encoding DUF2461 domain-containing protein, translating into MSAVISKKTFDFLSKLEKNNNRDWFNDNKNLYTDAQSNVLNFLEDLISQMGSFDESLLKIDPKKSMFRIYRDTRFSKDKIPYKTNFGASLGMGKGSQKAGYYFHLEPGKSFIAGGIYMPESTTLKEVRKEISLYGADFLKVINDKNFKQYFPELDQDDKLKKVPQGFEKEDPMGEYLKLKSFIVVYNLKDAEILDQNAATNISKVFEAMKPFNDFLNAPFLNVSE; encoded by the coding sequence ATGTCTGCAGTAATTTCCAAGAAAACATTTGATTTTCTCAGCAAACTTGAAAAAAACAACAACAGAGATTGGTTTAACGATAATAAAAATCTTTACACAGACGCACAATCGAATGTTTTGAATTTTCTTGAAGATCTTATTTCGCAGATGGGAAGTTTTGATGAGAGCCTGCTTAAAATTGATCCTAAAAAATCAATGTTCAGAATCTACAGAGATACCCGGTTTTCTAAAGATAAAATACCTTACAAAACCAATTTTGGTGCGTCATTAGGGATGGGAAAAGGAAGTCAGAAAGCTGGATATTATTTTCATCTTGAGCCCGGAAAATCCTTTATTGCGGGTGGAATTTATATGCCGGAATCTACAACTTTAAAAGAAGTACGCAAAGAAATTTCTTTGTACGGAGCAGATTTTCTTAAGGTTATAAATGATAAAAATTTCAAACAATATTTTCCGGAACTGGATCAGGATGATAAGCTTAAAAAAGTTCCTCAGGGTTTTGAAAAAGAAGATCCCATGGGAGAATATTTGAAATTGAAGAGTTTTATTGTGGTTTACAATCTTAAAGATGCCGAAATCCTAGACCAAAATGCAGCGACTAATATTTCTAAAGTTTTCGAGGCAATGAAGCCTTTTAATGATTTTCTGAACGCTCCATTTTTAAATGTTTCAGAATAA
- a CDS encoding FkbM family methyltransferase, with the protein MSLYQQLAEKLQYISPSFYKQRYFKSLHHLTKENFSKRNVEPELVWIKEYLQNDAVIFDIGANVGTFLYQFENKLKHQNIYGFEPNKKLNIRLKRLFPSMNISSVALSDENTTAEFKVPIIKGKMVASRGKLNTLYKEKDEENSYIETVEVLKLDDWAKLQNIGKIDFIKIDVEGNEMKTLCGGKNTIIQFRPLLMVEMEQRHHDQPIWNEISEVESWGFEAKYLNRNNFELEKLTEEILIKNTTDEKNKTDYINNIIFIPKNI; encoded by the coding sequence ATGTCTTTATACCAGCAGCTCGCAGAGAAATTACAGTACATCAGTCCAAGCTTTTACAAACAGAGGTATTTTAAAAGTTTGCATCACTTAACGAAGGAAAATTTTTCTAAACGAAATGTAGAACCAGAATTGGTCTGGATAAAAGAATATCTGCAAAATGATGCTGTAATTTTTGACATCGGAGCCAATGTAGGTACTTTTCTTTATCAGTTTGAAAACAAACTGAAACATCAAAATATTTACGGTTTCGAGCCCAATAAGAAACTCAATATCAGACTGAAAAGACTTTTTCCATCGATGAATATTTCCTCGGTTGCACTTTCTGACGAAAACACGACCGCTGAATTTAAAGTTCCAATTATCAAAGGAAAAATGGTTGCATCAAGAGGAAAGCTCAATACGTTGTACAAAGAAAAAGACGAGGAAAACAGCTATATCGAAACTGTAGAAGTGTTAAAACTTGATGACTGGGCAAAACTACAAAACATCGGAAAAATAGATTTCATTAAAATAGATGTGGAAGGAAACGAAATGAAAACGCTCTGCGGAGGAAAAAATACCATCATCCAATTCAGACCACTTTTGATGGTTGAGATGGAACAGAGACACCACGACCAACCCATCTGGAACGAAATATCTGAAGTGGAAAGTTGGGGCTTTGAAGCGAAATATCTGAACAGAAACAATTTTGAACTGGAAAAACTGACCGAAGAGATTCTCATTAAAAATACAACAGACGAAAAAAACAAAACAGATTACATCAACAACATCATTTTCATTCCAAAAAATATTTAA
- a CDS encoding lipopolysaccharide biosynthesis protein yields the protein MSVVARQGFKYSIIGYIGFLIGTVSAIFIFPNDFEFYGKLRYILPTAEMLVPFVVLGISYSNVKFFHKVEKDGKKQNMLSLSLVAIWVNFCIFSIVFFILPYFFPQFKDTEAWKIKEVILPMILLLSFCTIFNKYISNYKRIVVSNVFDNLFPKLANLGAFSLVFYFALSQQIAYAFFFGMFALMLSGYIYYTNRLEKIKLDFSTDYFKKDQFWKEFSNYSFFGFLGTFGNYLAINSFMIGEFLGMEENGIYSVLYALISLISIPQLGLFNISAPIISKNLADGDMDELDRFHKKTSLTLYFLGAVLFSCIMVGFPYLTHFMPKNGLQLQEYTPVIWIWGSAVLVDLATGFNGNIISLSKYYRFNILVMLLLAGLTVGLNFYFINNTDLKLIGIALSTAISLTTYNVIKIIFNYVMFKVSPLSIEMIFVSIICTLAITVAIVLPNFDNQFINLVYKPAVVLILIFIGNHFTKIFPVEQYLNMKFIKSVLKFK from the coding sequence ATGAGTGTAGTTGCAAGACAGGGATTTAAGTATTCCATCATCGGATATATCGGTTTTCTGATCGGAACTGTTTCCGCTATTTTTATCTTCCCGAATGATTTTGAATTTTACGGTAAACTGAGATATATTTTGCCAACCGCCGAAATGTTGGTTCCTTTTGTGGTACTTGGAATTTCTTACTCAAATGTAAAATTTTTCCATAAAGTTGAGAAAGACGGCAAAAAACAGAATATGCTATCGTTATCATTGGTTGCTATTTGGGTCAACTTTTGCATCTTTTCGATCGTCTTTTTTATTCTGCCCTACTTTTTTCCTCAATTTAAAGATACAGAAGCATGGAAAATCAAAGAAGTCATTCTTCCGATGATTTTATTGCTCTCTTTTTGCACTATTTTCAACAAATATATTTCCAACTACAAAAGAATTGTGGTTTCTAATGTTTTTGATAATTTATTTCCAAAACTTGCGAATCTTGGTGCATTTTCGCTGGTGTTCTACTTTGCATTATCTCAACAGATCGCTTACGCATTTTTCTTCGGAATGTTTGCTCTGATGCTTTCGGGATACATTTATTACACCAACCGATTAGAAAAAATAAAATTAGATTTCAGTACAGATTATTTCAAAAAAGATCAATTTTGGAAAGAATTTTCCAATTACAGTTTCTTTGGTTTTCTGGGAACATTTGGAAATTATCTTGCCATCAACAGCTTTATGATTGGTGAATTTTTAGGAATGGAAGAAAACGGAATTTACTCTGTTTTGTATGCCTTGATTTCTTTAATTTCGATTCCACAGCTTGGTTTATTTAATATTTCTGCGCCGATTATCAGTAAAAACCTTGCAGATGGCGATATGGATGAACTCGACAGATTTCATAAAAAAACCTCACTTACATTGTACTTTTTAGGAGCCGTTTTATTTTCATGTATTATGGTCGGATTTCCTTATCTGACGCACTTTATGCCCAAGAACGGACTTCAGCTTCAGGAGTACACGCCTGTGATCTGGATATGGGGTTCTGCGGTTTTGGTAGATTTAGCAACTGGTTTTAACGGAAATATCATTTCGCTTTCCAAATACTACCGTTTCAATATTCTGGTCATGCTTTTGTTGGCAGGATTAACGGTTGGATTAAACTTTTATTTCATCAATAATACCGACCTCAAATTAATCGGGATCGCTTTATCAACCGCCATTTCGTTAACTACTTACAATGTTATCAAAATTATTTTCAATTACGTGATGTTTAAAGTTTCACCATTGAGTATTGAGATGATTTTCGTTTCGATCATTTGCACGTTAGCGATCACGGTCGCCATTGTTTTACCGAATTTCGACAACCAATTCATCAATTTAGTATACAAACCTGCCGTTGTTCTGATCTTGATTTTCATCGGAAATCACTTTACCAAAATCTTTCCGGTAGAACAATATCTGAATATGAAATTTATAAAAAGTGTGTTGAAATTTAAGTAG
- a CDS encoding glycosyltransferase, translated as MKFLIIIPAHNEQDHLSFTLNSLLQQCFRDFKVVVVNDGSTDKTSEVIKKYTDVDSRFETIDLEKSAHQPGSKVVNAFKNGLKTQNIDNFEVICKFDADIILNDNYLSEIEKAFTNNPKYGLVGGLLYIEKDGNWIYEGNSNKHHVRGPMKAYRKECFLDIGGLRETLGWDNIDSILLKNLGWEEVVLPELQVKLIKVKGADYTMKSADYYGRYFYFLGLNRFLTYVAAAKEVMKLKSPSFLFQIISSYEKCRSQNLELKISKDEKKVINEQRWNMFKKKWFKI; from the coding sequence TTGAAATTTTTAATCATCATTCCCGCGCACAACGAACAGGATCATCTGTCATTTACTTTAAATTCTTTACTGCAACAGTGTTTTAGAGATTTTAAAGTAGTTGTTGTGAACGACGGTTCTACAGATAAAACTTCTGAAGTCATCAAGAAATATACTGATGTAGACAGTCGTTTTGAAACCATTGATCTTGAAAAATCTGCTCATCAACCGGGTTCTAAAGTTGTTAATGCTTTTAAAAATGGTCTGAAAACTCAGAATATTGATAATTTTGAAGTGATTTGTAAGTTTGATGCAGATATTATTCTGAATGATAATTATCTTTCTGAAATCGAAAAAGCCTTTACCAATAACCCCAAATATGGATTAGTTGGTGGCTTGCTTTATATTGAAAAAGACGGAAATTGGATCTATGAAGGCAATTCCAATAAACATCATGTTCGTGGTCCGATGAAAGCCTACAGAAAGGAATGTTTTCTTGATATTGGAGGTTTAAGAGAAACTTTAGGCTGGGATAATATTGATTCTATTTTGCTTAAAAATTTGGGTTGGGAAGAAGTTGTTTTACCTGAATTGCAAGTGAAACTGATCAAAGTAAAAGGTGCAGATTATACCATGAAATCTGCAGATTATTACGGTAGATATTTCTATTTTTTAGGATTAAATCGATTTCTCACGTATGTCGCAGCTGCAAAAGAAGTGATGAAATTGAAGTCGCCATCTTTTCTTTTTCAGATTATCAGCTCTTATGAAAAATGCAGATCTCAGAATCTTGAGTTGAAAATTTCAAAAGACGAAAAGAAAGTGATTAATGAACAACGTTGGAATATGTTTAAAAAGAAATGGTTTAAAATATAA
- the aspA gene encoding aspartate ammonia-lyase, producing MENFRQESDLLGVLNVPINAYYGVQTQRAIDNFKISGQLLSSYSEFIKGLAFVKKAAAKTNYELGLLDQDLYFKIAETCDELIGGLFHSEFPVDMIQGGAGTSINMNANEVIANRVLEKLGKNKGEYEFCSPNDHINLSQSTNDAYPTAIKMGLLQMNETLVEKLKKIVEAFRAKGVEFQDVIKMGRTQLQDAVPMTMGQEFEAFAATLEEDISKLNNNANLFVEVNMGATAIGTGINAPVGYAILCAKNLAEITGYPVVSAPDLVEATPDTGSYVIYSSAMKRLALKLSKICNDLRLLSSGPRAGLSEINLPPMQPGSSIMPGKVNPVIPEVVNQVCFKVIGNDLTVTFAAEAGQLQLNVMEPVLSHAIMENIHFLCNALDTLREKCIVGITANKEVCLNMVKHSIGIVTALNPYIGYKQSTEIAKEALATGKSVYNLVLEKNLLSQEQLDEILDPRNMLKPHNL from the coding sequence ATGGAAAATTTCAGACAGGAAAGTGATTTGTTAGGAGTTTTGAATGTTCCGATTAACGCTTACTATGGAGTTCAGACGCAAAGAGCGATTGATAATTTCAAAATATCTGGACAACTGCTTTCGTCTTATTCTGAATTTATAAAAGGTTTGGCATTCGTGAAAAAGGCTGCTGCAAAAACCAATTATGAACTAGGTTTACTAGATCAGGATTTATATTTCAAAATTGCCGAAACCTGCGATGAATTGATTGGAGGTTTGTTCCACAGTGAATTTCCTGTTGACATGATTCAGGGTGGGGCAGGAACTTCTATTAATATGAATGCCAACGAAGTAATTGCCAACAGAGTTTTAGAAAAATTAGGTAAAAATAAAGGTGAATACGAATTCTGTTCACCCAACGATCATATCAATCTCTCGCAGTCGACTAACGACGCTTATCCGACAGCGATCAAAATGGGATTGTTACAAATGAATGAAACTTTGGTTGAAAAACTAAAGAAAATCGTTGAAGCCTTCCGTGCAAAAGGCGTGGAGTTTCAGGACGTCATTAAAATGGGAAGAACTCAGCTTCAGGATGCTGTTCCTATGACGATGGGACAGGAGTTTGAGGCATTTGCTGCAACATTGGAAGAAGATATTTCCAAATTAAACAACAACGCAAATTTATTTGTTGAGGTCAACATGGGTGCAACGGCCATCGGAACAGGAATCAACGCTCCGGTTGGTTATGCGATACTTTGTGCTAAAAATTTAGCCGAAATCACGGGTTATCCTGTAGTTTCTGCTCCGGATTTGGTGGAAGCTACTCCTGATACAGGCTCGTACGTGATCTATTCTTCAGCTATGAAACGTCTTGCTTTGAAATTGTCAAAAATATGTAATGATTTAAGATTGCTATCTTCGGGTCCAAGAGCAGGTTTATCTGAAATAAATTTACCTCCGATGCAGCCCGGATCTTCTATTATGCCTGGAAAAGTAAATCCTGTGATTCCGGAAGTCGTAAATCAAGTTTGTTTTAAAGTAATCGGAAATGATTTGACGGTTACTTTTGCCGCAGAGGCGGGACAGTTACAATTGAATGTGATGGAACCCGTTCTTTCTCATGCAATTATGGAAAATATTCATTTTCTTTGTAACGCACTCGATACGCTTCGTGAAAAATGTATTGTGGGAATTACCGCCAATAAAGAAGTTTGTCTCAATATGGTAAAACACAGCATCGGAATTGTAACCGCTTTAAATCCATACATCGGCTACAAACAATCCACAGAAATAGCAAAGGAAGCTCTGGCAACCGGAAAAAGTGTCTACAATTTGGTGTTGGAAAAAAATCTGCTTTCACAAGAACAATTAGACGAAATTCTGGATCCTAGAAATATGCTGAAACCGCATAATTTGTAA
- a CDS encoding N-acetylmuramoyl-L-alanine amidase, with translation MRKTLYIIGLSIFVFSCTSQKNVKKSTYKPRSPVSQTKTGVGSQNLVKNKADVETEHGVEFFRTNIADITKNDNTASYGSIVSAKPAGYKVVKTHFPAIAQNFRQKYLILHYTVLPDDKSIEVLTQQSVSAHYLVNNLGDNEIYQLVDENKRSYHAGISAWRTDKNLNDTSIGIEIVNLGYKADAAGLKVFEPFSDEQVKKVAALAKDIVIRYNIPATNVLAHSDIAPTRKQDPGPLFPWKKLYDEYQIGMWYDEMAKQNFMSLAEADIATRYNEPSFIFVVQTALQKFGYDILPNGKWDDATKKTVEALQYHFRPQIYNGIVDAETWAILQALNQKYPTK, from the coding sequence ATGCGTAAAACATTATATATCATCGGCTTAAGTATTTTCGTTTTTTCGTGTACTTCGCAAAAAAATGTAAAGAAAAGTACCTACAAGCCTAGAAGTCCCGTATCACAAACAAAAACTGGCGTTGGCTCTCAAAATTTAGTTAAAAATAAAGCGGACGTTGAAACCGAACACGGTGTAGAATTTTTCAGAACAAATATTGCAGACATTACCAAAAATGATAATACGGCAAGTTATGGTTCTATCGTATCTGCAAAACCGGCTGGCTACAAAGTCGTGAAAACTCATTTTCCTGCAATTGCACAAAATTTCAGACAAAAATATCTGATTTTACACTACACAGTTTTACCGGATGATAAATCGATTGAAGTTCTTACTCAACAGTCGGTAAGTGCACATTATCTGGTGAATAATCTGGGTGATAACGAGATTTATCAATTGGTAGACGAAAACAAACGTTCGTATCATGCAGGTATAAGTGCTTGGCGAACAGATAAAAACCTTAACGATACCTCAATCGGAATAGAAATCGTGAATTTAGGATATAAAGCTGATGCAGCTGGATTGAAAGTTTTTGAACCTTTCAGTGACGAACAAGTAAAGAAAGTAGCCGCTTTGGCAAAAGATATTGTGATCAGATATAATATTCCGGCAACCAATGTATTGGCACATTCAGATATTGCTCCGACAAGAAAACAGGATCCCGGACCACTTTTCCCTTGGAAAAAACTATACGACGAATATCAGATCGGGATGTGGTATGATGAGATGGCAAAACAAAATTTTATGTCTTTAGCGGAAGCCGATATTGCGACACGATACAACGAGCCTTCATTTATCTTCGTCGTACAGACCGCTTTACAAAAATTTGGTTACGATATTTTACCAAACGGAAAATGGGATGACGCAACGAAAAAAACAGTAGAAGCATTGCAGTATCATTTCAGACCCCAAATTTATAACGGTATCGTTGATGCTGAAACTTGGGCGATTTTGCAGGCACTCAATCAAAAATATCCGACAAAATAA
- a CDS encoding SH3 domain-containing protein, with protein MKSIFVLFAVFMIQIFSAQEEIYANGVFSFEENKTQKIFTDYTRVRALPNTDSQILDSLKTNHSILILQKNEKILMLGERSANWYKISYQKDNKTSEGYIWGGNLAIGTINKNGYDFLFGISKTVDKKDEKFKQTYKQNLAGIKVLEKNRLIDEISFETGSGESLSYGTFITESNHKLQNVDFTLKASVSGEACGIAGYDQYVLFKDKKLIALPQLMNVGDADIYHHSEEFIFPNDKGGMPNAFIFKMEEMEKDENDKEKVKRLSKTYLWNGSSYKIK; from the coding sequence ATGAAATCTATATTTGTTCTCTTCGCAGTATTCATGATCCAGATTTTCTCTGCCCAAGAGGAAATTTATGCCAATGGAGTTTTCAGTTTTGAGGAAAATAAAACGCAGAAAATTTTCACAGATTATACGAGAGTGAGAGCATTACCAAACACAGATTCTCAAATTCTTGATTCTTTAAAAACCAATCATTCAATTTTGATTCTTCAGAAAAACGAAAAAATATTAATGTTGGGAGAAAGAAGTGCAAATTGGTACAAAATATCCTATCAAAAAGATAATAAAACTTCTGAAGGCTACATTTGGGGAGGAAATTTGGCGATCGGAACCATCAATAAAAACGGCTACGATTTTCTTTTCGGAATTTCAAAAACGGTTGATAAAAAAGACGAGAAATTCAAGCAAACGTACAAACAGAATTTAGCGGGTATAAAAGTGCTTGAGAAGAATAGATTGATTGACGAAATTTCGTTTGAGACCGGATCTGGCGAAAGTTTAAGCTATGGAACTTTCATTACCGAAAGCAATCACAAGCTCCAGAATGTAGATTTTACTTTAAAAGCTTCCGTTTCTGGTGAAGCTTGCGGAATTGCTGGTTACGACCAATATGTCTTGTTTAAAGATAAAAAACTGATTGCTCTTCCGCAGTTGATGAACGTCGGTGATGCGGATATTTATCATCATAGTGAAGAATTTATTTTCCCTAACGATAAGGGCGGAATGCCAAACGCTTTCATTTTTAAAATGGAAGAAATGGAAAAGGATGAAAATGATAAAGAAAAAGTAAAGCGTTTGTCTAAAACTTATCTATGGAACGGAAGTTCGTACAAAATAAAATAA
- the prmA gene encoding 50S ribosomal protein L11 methyltransferase, with translation MQNYLEFDFKISPLQPWSDILMAELIEIGFDSFTEEHEGILGYIQTDLFNEDDLKSLPLFQNEEVKIEYTFTEMPNINWNEEWEKNFEPINIDDKVLIRAEFHESVAGMHEIVIQPKMSFGTGHHPTTHLMIQQMMDLDFNGKKVLDMGCGTSVLAIYAKQIGAGETKAIDIDEWSVENSKENAVRNSVELDIELGTAENLGKENYDIILANINRNILISDIPTYVSVLNDGGKLLLSGLCFFDVDDILEVCNENNLELKKKLQREEWVSLLLEKN, from the coding sequence ATGCAAAATTATCTAGAATTCGATTTCAAAATTTCTCCGCTTCAGCCTTGGAGCGATATACTAATGGCCGAACTTATTGAGATAGGTTTCGACAGTTTTACGGAGGAACATGAAGGTATTTTAGGATACATTCAGACAGATTTATTTAATGAAGACGATTTGAAATCTCTGCCGCTTTTTCAGAATGAAGAGGTGAAAATTGAATATACTTTCACAGAAATGCCCAACATCAACTGGAATGAAGAGTGGGAAAAGAATTTTGAGCCTATAAATATCGACGATAAAGTCTTGATAAGAGCAGAATTTCACGAATCAGTTGCCGGAATGCATGAAATTGTGATTCAGCCCAAAATGTCTTTCGGAACAGGTCATCATCCGACCACGCATTTGATGATTCAGCAAATGATGGATCTTGATTTTAACGGAAAAAAAGTTTTGGATATGGGTTGCGGAACTTCGGTATTGGCAATTTATGCAAAACAAATCGGAGCGGGAGAAACTAAAGCGATTGACATTGACGAATGGTCTGTGGAAAATTCAAAAGAAAATGCAGTAAGAAACAGTGTAGAGTTAGATATTGAGTTGGGAACAGCAGAAAATTTAGGAAAAGAAAATTACGATATTATTTTAGCCAATATCAACAGAAATATTTTAATCTCAGATATTCCAACCTATGTTTCTGTCTTGAATGATGGTGGGAAATTACTGCTTTCAGGATTATGTTTCTTTGATGTAGATGATATTCTTGAAGTTTGTAATGAGAATAATTTGGAGCTGAAAAAGAAATTACAACGTGAAGAATGGGTAAGTTTGCTTTTAGAAAAAAACTAA
- a CDS encoding 3-ketoacyl-ACP reductase: protein MNLKGKNAIITGGGKGLGKAVALILANEGVNVGITGRNEENLKMTVDEIQRIGVKAAYAIFSIDNEIHVKAGIESIAEQLGGIDILINNAGIGDFGSIEEMSSEVWEQVIKTNLFGVYYTAKAVYPFLKEKGEGDIINVASTAGLKGGANMSAYAASKAAVVSLSQSMMAEWRKQNIRVVTLTPSTIASDMSIEGGLTDGNPDKVLQPEDFAEWVRDILKMNRRALIANGSIFSTNP, encoded by the coding sequence ATGAACTTAAAAGGAAAAAATGCAATCATCACAGGTGGTGGCAAAGGTCTAGGTAAAGCAGTCGCTTTAATTCTTGCTAATGAAGGAGTAAATGTTGGAATCACAGGGAGAAACGAAGAAAATCTTAAAATGACGGTTGACGAAATACAGAGAATAGGAGTGAAAGCTGCCTACGCAATTTTTAGTATAGACAACGAAATTCACGTTAAAGCAGGGATAGAATCTATTGCAGAGCAACTTGGTGGTATAGATATTTTAATTAATAATGCCGGAATCGGTGATTTTGGTTCGATCGAAGAAATGTCTTCTGAGGTTTGGGAGCAGGTCATTAAAACCAATCTTTTCGGAGTTTATTATACCGCAAAAGCTGTTTATCCTTTTCTCAAAGAAAAAGGTGAAGGTGATATTATCAACGTTGCCTCAACTGCAGGTCTGAAGGGCGGTGCAAATATGTCGGCTTACGCAGCATCGAAAGCAGCAGTAGTTTCTCTTTCTCAATCAATGATGGCAGAATGGAGAAAGCAAAACATCCGTGTTGTTACTTTAACACCAAGTACAATTGCTTCAGATATGTCGATTGAAGGTGGCTTGACAGACGGAAATCCAGACAAAGTGCTTCAGCCGGAAGACTTCGCAGAATGGGTAAGAGATATTCTGAAAATGAATAGACGTGCTTTGATTGCAAACGGATCTATTTTCTCTACAAATCCATGA